Proteins encoded within one genomic window of Amycolatopsis japonica:
- a CDS encoding helix-turn-helix domain-containing protein, whose translation MSTRFDADGFHSALDTVRLARRMTWIDVARATGVSAAMLSRMKHGAAPAADGLAALCRWGRLDVADFLTGAESPADEPGQDPITVAMLAIGQDRSLNRAARTALTTVLLTTYQQLLAMTAAAKTDA comes from the coding sequence ATGAGCACTCGGTTCGACGCGGACGGCTTCCACTCCGCGCTCGACACGGTCCGGCTCGCCCGTCGCATGACCTGGATCGACGTCGCTCGCGCGACCGGAGTGTCCGCCGCCATGCTCAGCCGCATGAAGCACGGCGCCGCACCGGCCGCGGACGGCCTTGCCGCGCTGTGCAGGTGGGGACGGCTCGACGTCGCCGACTTTCTCACCGGCGCCGAGTCGCCCGCCGACGAGCCCGGCCAGGACCCGATCACTGTCGCCATGCTCGCGATCGGTCAGGACCGTTCACTCAACCGCGCGGCCCGGACCGCGCTCACCACCGTGCTGCTCACCACCTATCAGCAACTCCTCGCCATGACGGCGGCCGCGAAGACCGACGCCTGA
- a CDS encoding sigma-54-dependent transcriptional regulator family protein gives MRATELMLRVQARKATAEGRHDDANAAVEKAVKLAASVGGRENRQRTNFFPTPPELAAELAGLLKRKIRWDGPLLLLEPSAGNGNLVRALHEEFRMRDYFLTAIEPERGLAEHIGKHFRHEVRNITFEEYGPDVYDPAPEEAELRFDGILMNPPFNVPGNRTIWIDHVRKAWDMLAYDGTLVAIVPNSFSYREDRKYCEIRELIEEHGDHYELPGDTFANSGTSTITRVIWATKP, from the coding sequence ATGCGCGCCACCGAACTCATGCTCCGCGTCCAGGCCAGGAAAGCGACCGCCGAAGGACGCCACGACGATGCCAACGCGGCCGTCGAAAAGGCGGTCAAGCTCGCGGCCTCCGTCGGCGGCCGCGAGAACCGCCAGCGCACCAACTTCTTTCCGACACCGCCCGAGCTCGCCGCCGAGCTCGCCGGCCTCCTCAAGCGCAAGATCAGGTGGGACGGGCCGCTGCTGCTGCTCGAACCGTCCGCCGGGAACGGCAACCTCGTCCGAGCCCTGCACGAGGAGTTCCGAATGCGCGACTACTTCCTCACCGCTATCGAGCCCGAACGCGGTCTGGCCGAGCACATTGGCAAGCACTTCCGCCACGAGGTCAGGAACATCACGTTCGAGGAGTACGGTCCCGACGTCTACGACCCGGCACCCGAAGAGGCCGAACTGCGGTTCGACGGCATCCTGATGAACCCGCCGTTCAACGTCCCCGGCAACCGCACCATCTGGATCGACCACGTGCGTAAGGCGTGGGACATGCTCGCGTACGACGGAACCCTCGTCGCCATCGTCCCGAACAGCTTCTCCTACCGCGAGGATCGCAAGTACTGCGAGATCCGCGAGCTCATCGAGGAGCACGGGGACCACTACGAACTCCCGGGCGACACCTTCGCCAACTCCGGCACCTCGACGATCACCCGCGTCATCTGGGCCACCAAGCCGTAG
- a CDS encoding MerR family transcriptional regulator — MAQEDRTIDDALPELWTMQGLATAAGVPRSDVAKQYLAGLLPGVRVGERLTVFRAKTLNKLRKNPAPNTPKKDGRIPELVTTAWVAERWDRSSTAIDRLYRSGKIPGKVLGGVLLFRRALIEELDIDELTPGPHHEQVGTGEPVEDPKLAGLLTREEAAAVLGINPQEVITWYRYGRVPGTTATTTATAQRKLLVFREATLLNLDESKLLEPARDAVLPDLVSGAEAAEILGISAKALADWNEAGKLPGRLVTDKDEERRRMVYRREVVERLAGR; from the coding sequence ATGGCACAGGAGGACCGGACGATCGACGACGCTCTGCCCGAACTGTGGACCATGCAGGGGCTCGCGACCGCGGCAGGCGTTCCGCGCAGCGACGTCGCCAAGCAGTACCTCGCCGGCCTGCTTCCTGGTGTCCGGGTCGGCGAGCGCCTCACGGTGTTCCGTGCCAAAACGCTGAACAAGCTGCGGAAGAACCCGGCACCGAATACGCCGAAGAAGGACGGCCGAATTCCTGAGCTGGTGACCACTGCGTGGGTCGCGGAACGCTGGGACCGCTCATCGACGGCGATCGACCGGCTCTACCGCTCCGGGAAGATACCGGGAAAGGTGCTCGGCGGCGTGCTGCTGTTCCGCCGGGCACTGATCGAAGAGCTCGATATCGACGAGCTCACGCCCGGCCCGCACCACGAGCAGGTCGGGACCGGCGAGCCGGTCGAGGACCCGAAGCTGGCCGGGCTGCTCACCCGGGAGGAGGCGGCTGCGGTTCTGGGAATCAATCCGCAAGAGGTGATCACCTGGTACCGCTACGGCCGAGTCCCCGGCACCACGGCGACGACGACGGCCACCGCGCAGCGCAAGCTGCTGGTATTTCGTGAAGCGACGTTGCTCAACCTCGATGAGTCGAAGTTGCTCGAACCAGCTCGCGACGCCGTTCTCCCCGACCTTGTGTCCGGTGCGGAGGCTGCCGAAATCCTCGGGATCAGCGCTAAGGCGCTGGCGGACTGGAACGAGGCCGGCAAGCTGCCCGGCCGTCTGGTGACGGACAAGGACGAAGAGCGGCGGCGCATGGTGTACCGCCGGGAGGTCGTGGAGAGGCTTGCCGGGAGGTAA